The following are encoded in a window of Amaranthus tricolor cultivar Red isolate AtriRed21 chromosome 2, ASM2621246v1, whole genome shotgun sequence genomic DNA:
- the LOC130806730 gene encoding putative non-specific lipid-transfer protein 14, whose product MEYHKPNIYLIAIVDVLLIILSCATWTIEATTVDCPTVTQMLNTCSVFISYGSPDPLPDSPCCNAVMGLSNMSDSGENRRSTCKCIMGLIAAYSPDATSIATLPGFCGVSLGFTIDPNTNCDILI is encoded by the exons ATGGAATATCATAAaccaaacatatatttaatagcCATTGTGGATGTATTATTGATCATACTATCATGTGCCACGTGGACAATTGAGGCGACCACAGTGGATTGTCCAACTGTCACTCAGATGTTGAACACGTGTTCAGTGTTCATTAGCTATGGTTCACCGGACCCACTACCGGATTCGCCATGTTGTAATGCAGTTATGGGCTTGAGTAATATGAGTGATTCAGGAGAGAATAGGCGGTCCACATGTAAATGTATAATGGGCCTGATTGCTGCTTATAGTCCTGATGCCACTTCTATTGCTACTTTACCGGGCTTTTGTGGAGTTTCTTTGGGCTTTACTATTGATCCAAATACAAACTGTGATATACTGATAT GA
- the LOC130805388 gene encoding RHOMBOID-like protein 3, translating to MENQEDNMERRTMQNNNGVTRSLSHVWDDLDYEWKSWLIPIFMGINVLIFLVMMFINNCPSHNNITINGRSCVWSFLGRFSFHPLHYNPLLGPGPHTLMKMGAITWSAVVQHHQGWRLFISIWLHTGLIHLLINMLSLFFVGTHLEQKFGFLKIGTIYLLAGIGGNMTSCLFYPKHICVGPTSALLGLIGSMFADLVTNLTIYNNKVLAGLTILLMFVINLVITVVPHPHNAGPIGGFIIGILLGFILLPRPVVGWHHLYDHSTNSKFKPHQYVFGITSLVILVIGFILGLIMLFRT from the exons ATGGAAAATCAAGAAGATAATATGGAGAGAAGAACAATGCAAAACAACAATGGCGTAACAAGATCACTATCACATGTATGGGATGATCTCGATTATGAATGGAAATCATGGTTAATCCCCATTTTCATGGGGATTAATGTCTTAATCTTCTTAGTTATGATGTTTATTAATAATTGTCCTTCTCATAACAATATTACTATTAATGGAAGAAGTTGTGTTTGGAGTTTTCTTGGAAGGTTCTCTTTTCATCCTCTTCATTATAATCCTCTCCTTGGTCCTGGCCCTCATAC ATTAATGAAGATGGGAGCTATAACTTGGTCAGCAGTTGTGCAACACCATCAAGGATGGAGGCTGTTTATCTCCATATGGTTACATACCGGACTCATTCATCTTCTAATCAATATGCTAAGCCTCTTCTTCGTAGGCACTCACCTCGAGCAGAAATTTGGATTTC TGAAGATTGGAACGATCTACTTATTAGCAGGAATTGGTGGGAACATGACTTCATGCCTATTTTACCCTAAGCATATATGTGTTGGTCCAACTAGTGCTTTATTAGGCCTTATTGGATCAATGTTTGCTGATCTTGTTACAAATTTGACTATTTACAACAATAag GTTCTTGCAGGGTTAACAATCTTGTTAATGTTCGTGATCAATTTAGTTATAACCGTTGTTCCTCACCCACACAATGCCGGGCCCATTGGTGGGTTCATCATAGGCATCCTTCTCGGGTTCATATTGTTGCCTCGCCCGGTTGTAGGGTGGCATCACCTTTATGATCATAGTACTAACTCCAAGTTTAAGCCACACCAATATGTGTTTGGGATTACGTCTCTTGTCATTCTTGTTATAGG GTTTATTTTGGGATTAATAATGCTGTTTCGGACCTAA
- the LOC130806563 gene encoding homeobox-leucine zipper protein ROC5-like, whose protein sequence is MEGQGHLVIYGEPYNQNNLQLVEREDSGSDNSEDFPEGPSQNQNNTNDQRTKKCTRHTPQQIQELENFFKICAHPNETQRLEFGRKLGLDSKQVKFWFQNRRTQLKSQKERHENVVLKQEYDKIMHENFVLKDAMSNPYCQNCGAPNFLGEISIGQHNLRVENDHLKDELSRVCSAAEKLLGKPITDYVGPISVLTPNFNLDLSMGRGEMNGLMSPPPALPITMGRNIETGGPSNTTLTACSDYEKSVFMQAAMAAMNELLALAQTDSPLWCTSLHGDKEVLIHDEYMKKFAGSIGKIPCGFITDASRETGSVLISGLELVETMMVTSRWQDMFPCMISKAAFVELVSSGVGGTHDGELQLLNVEFIFPSPLVPFRQEKILRFCKQHLGGMWTVVDVSVDLIREPLFSGSSVKWRRLPSGCIIQDVGHGYSMVTWIEHVEYDENYIHQLYRSLLRSGKAFGSQKWLATLQRERDSAAVFMSAKTFPGDKTVGIVTPEGKKSVLKLMRRLSNNFCAGLCGSSACRWEKLQVGGFAADLCIMSRVGLNEPGEPSGVVLSASTSIWVPVPRRHLFDFLRDEKLRAEWDILANGGPLEVISRLFKSHDEVNCVSILCPQETSAKESNMLILQESWTDRTGSFIVYGPVDSTSIWSVLRGEDSDFVILLPSGFVISDAPMVGNLSSLATKNNTAVASALTVGFQIMVNNLPNANLTKESINTVNDLMSRTIQKIRVSLRI, encoded by the exons ATGGAGGGTCAAGGACATTTGGTGATCTATGGGGAGCCATATAACCAAAACAATTTACAGCTAGTGGAGAGGGAAGATTCTGGAAGTGATAACTCTGAGGATTTTCCTGAGGGACCTTCTCAAAATCAGAACAATACCAATGATCAAAGGACAAAGAAGTGTACTAGGCATACAcctcaacaaattcaagaactTGAGAA TTTCTTTAAGATCTGTGCTCACCCAAATGAAACACAAAGGCTGGAATTTGGACGGAAACTTGGACTCGATAGCAAGCAGGTTAAATTTTGGTTTCAGAATCGTCGAACACAGTTGAAG TCACAAAAGGAACGACATGAAAATGTAGTCCTTAAGCAAGAATATGATAAAATTATGCATGAAAACTTTGTGTTGAAGGATGCTATGAGCAACCCATATTGTCAAAATTGTGGAGCTCCGAATTTCCTGGGGGAAATATCGATTGGGCAACACAATTTGAGGGTTGAGAATGATCATTTGAAGGATGAACTTTCTCGGGTTTGTTCCGCTGCGGAGAAGCTTTTAGGAAAACCCATAACCGACTATGTCGGTCCCATTTCAGTTTTGACTCCGAATTTCAATTTGGACCTATCCATGGGGCGAGGAGAAATGAACGGACTGATGAGTCCACCACCTGCACTTCCCATTACCATGGGACGTAATATTGAAACCGGGGGTCCAAGCAATACTACCTTGACAGCTTGTAGTGATTATGAAAAGTCGGTGTTTATGCAAGCTGCTATGGCTGCCATGAATGAACTGCTTGCATTAGCTCAGACTGATAGTCCGTTGTGGTGTACGAGTCTGCATGGTGATAAGGAAGTATTGATTCATGATGAGTATATGAAGAAATTTGCCGGTTCTATTGGAAAAATACCTTGTGGCTTCATTACCGATGCCTCAAGGGAGACGGGTTCGGTGCTCATTAGTGGCTTGGAGCTTGTCGAAACAATGATGGTCACT AGTCGTTGGCAAGATATGTTTCCATGTATGATTAGCAAGGCTGCATTTGTGGAACTTGTCAGTAGCGGTGTTGGTGGGACCCATGATGGTGAACTTCAGTTG TTGAATGTAGAGTTTATTTTCCCGTCGCCTTTGGTGCCTTTCCGCCAAGAGAAGATACTGAGGTTCTGCAAGCAGCATTTAGGAGGCATGTGGACTGTGGTCGATGTTTCTGTCGACTTGATTCGAGAACCATTGTTTTCAGGGTCCTCTGTTAAGTGGAGGAGACTTCCTTCTGGTTGCATTATCCAAGATGTTGGCCATGGCTATTCTATG GTTACTTGGATTGAACATGTGGAATatgatgaaaattatattcaccAACTGTATCGGTCACTGCTGAGATCCGGAAAGGCTTTTGGTTCTCAAAAGTGGCTCGCTACCCTACAGAGGGAACGTGATAGTGCAGCCGTTTTCATGTCTGCTAAAACCTTTCCTGGTGATAAAACAG TTGGAATTGTTACCCCAGAGGGCAAGAAAAGCGTCTTAAAGCTGATGAGGCGCTTAAGCAACAACTTTTGCGCGGGCTTATGTGGATCTTCTGCATGTCGATGGGAGAAACTGCAAGTTGGAGGTTTCGCTGCTGATCTTTGTATTATGAGCCGTGTTGGCCTAAATGAGCCCGGTGAACCGTCAGGGGTTGTGCTTAGTGCCTCAACTTCAATTTGGGTTCCAGTACCTAGGCGGCACCTCTTTGACTTCTTGCGGGATGAGAAACTCCGGGCTGAATGGGACATCTTAGCTAACGGTGGCCCTCTGGAAGTGATTTCCCGCCTTTTCAAAAGCCATGATGAGGTTAACTGTGTTTCCATTTTATGTCCACAG GAGACTTCAGCGAAGGAGAGCAATATGCTAATACTACAGGAGTCGTGGACAGATCGCACAGGATCTTTCATTGTGTATGGTCCAGTGGACTCAACATCAATATGGTCGGTCTTGAGGGGCGAAGATTCTGACTTCGTGATTCTTTTGCCCTCGGGTTTTGTAATTTCCGATGCACCTATGGTCGGAAATTTGTCTTCTTTAGCCACCAAAAATAATACTGCAGTAGCATCTGCATTGACGGTAGGGTTCCAAATTATGGTCAACAACCTACCTAATGCGAACCTCACAAAGGAATCCATTAACACCGTCAATGATCTGATGTCCCGCACAATCCAGAAGATCAGAGTTTCCCTTCGTATTTAA
- the LOC130806658 gene encoding protein ROOT PRIMORDIUM DEFECTIVE 1, translated as MNPFNFPRIFSIIQMKPTLLNSNPSSISSFLYKRLILSVIFTRPMSKKSTSIPKKQQRIKDYGFDNYMEVEKKIRKVLKFQDLILTQPHQCIPVSRLDFLARRIGFKRDESGNFVLKLPKIFEIYEHPVQRILYLRFTRNALLQIDQEKHAIDAQLLDAVTRIRKLLMLSNTGRVYVEHIRIARRDLGLPEDFEYSVLLKYPQYFKLFDAKDSMSKYIEIVEKDPKLTVCAVDKIREIEYRKKGMDEEDMRFSFVVNFPPGFRIDKYYKIAMWKWQRLPYWSPYEDVSGHDMRSLEAQNRMEKRAVAIIHELLSLTVEKKITLERIANFRGTMDLPKKLKDFLLQHQGIFYISTRGNEGKLHTVFLREAYKKGELIEPNDVYLARRKLAELVMVSPRMTSQGRDLVSYTRPWEDIGVNHKCKGNDGGSFRVDGEIRKKADDTDDNDSDDGNDVISQGKDATLKSG; from the coding sequence ATGAACCCCTTCAACTTTCCCAGAATTTTTAGTATCATCCAAATGAAACCCACATTGTTGAATTCAAACCCATCATCGATTTCATCTTTTCTTTACAAAAGATTAATACTTTCTGTCATTTTCACAAGACCCATGTCAAAAAAATCCACTTCAATCCCTAAAAAACAGCAAAGAATTAAAGACTATGGTTTTGATAATTATATGGAGGTCgagaagaaaatcagaaaagtTCTCAAATTTCAGGATTTAATCCTCACTCAACCCCATCAATGTATTCCTGTCTCTCGTCTTGACTTTCTTGCTCGTCGAATCGGGTTCAAAAGAGATGAATCAGGCAATTTTGTTCTTAAATTAcctaaaatttttgaaatttatgagCACCCAGTTCAAAGAATTCTTTATTTAAGATTTACTAGAAATGCCCTTTTACAAATTGATCAAGAAAAGCATGCCATTGATGCTCAATTACTTGATGCTGTAACTAGGATTAGAAAGCTTTTAATGCTATCGAATACGGGTCGTGTTTATGTTGAACATATTAGAATCGCTCGTAGAGATTTAGGGTTACCAGAGGATTTTGAGTATTCTGTGCTGCTCAAATATCCTCAGTATTTTAAGTTGTTTGATGCAAAAGATAGTATGAGTAAGTACATTGAGATTGTAGAAAAAGACCCTAAATTGACTGTTTGTGCTGTTGATAAAATTAGGGAGATTGAGTATAGAAAAAAGGGTATGGATGAAGAAGATATGAGGTTTTCATTTGTTGTAAATTTCCCACCTGGGTTTAGGATTGATAAGTATTATAAGATTGCAATGTGGAAGTGGCAACGCTTGCCTTATTGGTCGCCTTATGAGGATGTTTCGGGCCATGATATGAGATCGCTCGAGGCTCAGAATAGGATGGAGAAACGGGCTGTGGCGATTATTCATGAACTGTTATCATTGACTGTTGAAAAGAAGATTACCCTTGAGAGGATTGCTAATTTTAGAGGTACCATGGACTTGCCTAAGAAACTTAAGGATTTTCTTTTACAGCATCAGGGGATATTTTACATTTCGACGAGGGGGAATGAAGGGAAGCTTCATACGGTTTTTTTGAGGGAGGCGTATAAGAAGGGAGAATTGATTGAGCCAAATGATGTTTACTTGGCTCGGAGAAAGTTGGCTGAATTAGTTATGGTGAGCCCGAGAATGACTTCTCAGGGAAGAGACTTGGTCAGTTATACAAGGCCTTGGGAAGATATAGGAGTGAATCATAAATGCAAGGGAAATGACGGTGGAAGTTTTAGAGTTGATGGGGAGATAAGAAAAAAGGCCGATGATACTGATGataatgatagtgatgatggtaaTGATGTAATATCGCAGGGTAAGGATGCAACATTGAAGTCGGGTTGA